Part of the Paenibacillus guangzhouensis genome is shown below.
CGTTTCGATATTCCGAAAGAACGCATCTTCTGCAACGCCAGCGATTTCTCTGGCTCGCATATCGAAATTTTATGGCCGAATGCCTGCGATGACGCTTGCGACAATGACTGCGGCATGTGCAAGACGAAGATTATTCGTTCCTTCTCACAGAGCGCATATGACCGATACATTATTGGCGACAGCATTACTGATTTTGCAGGAGCGAAGTTGGTTGAACATGTCTACTCCCGTTCCCACCTTACAACGAAATGTGAACAGCTCGGATTAGCGCATGTTCCCTACCATGATTTCTTTGACATTATCCGTCACATGGAAACGATGAAAGTTGGTGCAGCATTATCATGACATTTGCAAGTATTCCATTAGAACAGAAGCAGCGTGCATTACAGGAACTACGTGAGATTAAGACCCAGTTCGCCGCAAGACATTGGTTCCCTGGCACGAGCGGTAACCTATCCATTCGTGTCGGTGAGCATGCTTCGGACGATTTCCACTTCGCGATTACCGCGAGCGGCAAAGATAAATCTGTCAATACGCCGGAGGATTTCTTATTCGTGGACGCGGCAGGTATACCCGTTGAAGCGACGAGTCTAAAACCAAGCGCGGAGACACTCATCCATTGCGAAATCTATCGGATGACAGGCTGCGGTGCGATATTCCATGTTCACACGGTCTTCAATAATATCGTCTCTGAGCTATTCCAAGAACGCGGATCGATTCCCGTCAAAGGCGTTGAATTGATCAAGGCCTTCAACATCTGGACAGAAGACGCCGAGATTGAGATTCCGATCGTACCAAATTTCGCACATATCCCGAGCATCGTCCCGCATGTGACCGAGAAGCTCAATCCGCAAATTCCCGGTATTATTCTGCGTAACCACGGCATCTATGCTTGGGGTGCGAATGCATTCGAAGCGAAACGCCATCTGGAAGCCTTCGAATTTCTATTCGAATACGTCTATCGTTGGGAGCTGCTTAAACGTTAAACGGACAAATAGCATATCATCCATCTCGAAGGGGCACATTGCCCCTTCTTTTTCATTCCACTCCCGCATTTCCCTTCCATCCTCCACCTCACGGGTAATTTCAAGCGACAACGCTCACACTATAGCCATGATCCGCGCATTCCTATGAGACCATCCAATTCTCCCATGACCGTACCATCCATGTTCAACAGATTGCTATAGATTCGACATGTTTTTGATGAAAAGTAGAGCACGCGATAGACTTGCCGAATGATATGATGAGAATGATTTCGTGACATAACTCACACTTAATTCAAGGCTAGGAGGTGCAATCATGTGGAAGCCCGACCGTAACAGCAGCCTTCCTATCTATCAACAAATTGCCGATGAAATCGAACAACGAATATCCTATGGGGAATTCCCGCCAGGAAGCCTGCTTCCTTCCGAACGCAAATTAGCGGAGCAGCTAGGGGTGAACCGAAGCACGGTAATTCTCGCTTATGCGGAGCTTCGAGCTCTAGGCATTATCGAGAGTCGTACGGGTAGCGGCACAAGAGTAAGCAAATATAAATGGACAGCGACGCCGAAGCATACGCCGAACTGGCATCGATATGTGGAGGGCGGCAGCTTTCTGCCGAATCTGCCTTTCTTGCGCCGCATCCGCGAAGCGCTTCAACAAGATAATACATTAATTGATTTTGCGAGTGGCGAACTGGGAGCAGATATTTCACCCGTAGCGGAAATCAATATGCTTATGGCTGAGCATCATCACACGGAATATCTCGGATACAACAACCCCCAAGGGTTCATTCCGCTGCGCGAATCACTCGTAGATTATTTAAGCCAGTATCGCGGGATTCAGACGACGGAATCCTCTATCCTCATCACGTCCGGATCTCAGCAGTCCTTATACTTGATTACACAATGTCTGCTAACGCCCGGTGATGCTGTTGCGATTGAAGATCCATCGTATTGTTATTCGCTGCCGATGTTCCAATCCGCAGGCCTGCGGCTGTTCCGACTTCCCGTTGATCAGCATGGCGCCAAGCCTGAGGATGTTCGCTCACTCTATAAAAAACATCGGATCAAAATGGTGTTTTTGAATCCGAATTATCAGAATCCCACTGGTGTGCGTCTCGCGCCCGAACGCAGAAATGAACTTCTCCAGGTGGCAAGTGAATTAGGCCTTCCCATCGTAGAGGATGATCCGTTCAGCTTAACTTCCTATGACGGCGTGCCGCCCATGCCGCTCAAATCCATGGACACGGTGGGATCTATACTGTACATTGGTTCCTTCTCCAAAATCGCAGCTTCGGGGTTACGCGTTGGGTGGATGGTTGCTCCTCATTCCGTTGTGGAGCGGCTCGCGGATGCAAGGCAACAAATGGATTACGGACTCAGTGTCGTACCTCAGAAGGTCGCCGCGCAGTTCTTGAATTCACCGTTATTCCCGCCGCATCTGGATCGATTGCGTATGAATCTCCAGTATAAACGGGATTTAGTGATCGAAGCCCTTCAGAAGGAGCTCCTAGGACTTGTCGAATTCTCCATCCCGCAAGGTGGACTGCATCTCTGGTGCAAGGTCATTCCGAAGGTCAACGATCACAAGCTGCTAGAGGAAGCCATTCGCCGCGGCGTCGTCTTCGTGCCCGGCAGTGTTTACGGGTCGGATTCAGGGTATGTACGCTTCACTTATGCAAGACCTAACACAGAGGACATCGTCCAAGGCATTTCTCATTTTGCTGCTGCACTTCGCAGCGTGCTAGCCAAATAAAAAGGTGACTGAAGCTTCTCGCAATGTGCGCAAACGCTTCGGTCACCTTTTTATTATGGATCTCATTATCCTTGCAGTGCCTTAATATCTTTGATGATTTGATCATATGGCGTATCGGTCATTCCATCGTATTTGGCCACGACATTACCTTCGGCATTGACCAGATAGAATGACGTACCATGAATCACTTGATCCGATGCTTGATCCTTCGCGATCGCAGATCGGAATGATTTCAGCACAAATGTCTTGATCGTGTTAAAATCATACCCTGTTAACGCATGCCAATTAGAGAAATCGGCATTGAATTTAGATAAGTAGCTTTTCAGCGCAGCAGGATCATCCCGCTCCGGATCAACGGAAAATGAGACTAATTCCGCTTCGACTCCCTCCGCCTTTAACCGCTTTTGCAAATCGGCCATATTGGCGGTCATGGTCGGACAGACGGTGGAGCAGTACGTGAACACCAAGTCTGCCACCCACACTTTACCGCGCAAATCTTCCAAGGATAGCAGCTTCTCGTCCTGATTCATGAACTGAAAGGGCTCCACCGGCATATTCAGCTGCTTAGCCTTGCCTTGGCCGCACGCCGCGAAGATGAGCATCATTATAATGATTATTACGCATAAGCTTGCTCTTTTCACCCATACTCCCTCCTATTTATTGCGTGTTCAAAAAGTCGGCATTTCAGCACCTGAGAGTTTTCGCAGAAAACTTGCATCGTAAGAGTTCGCTCAGGTTGCGAGAGCTTGAAGAGCCTATGCTTCCGTAGCGCGTTTTTCTTCGAAAAACTTTCAGGAACGGAGTTTAGGCAAAACCTAAATGAGTACCTGAAATGTTTCTGAAGGAAACATGCTTCGTAAGCGTAAACGCTTCGAAGGTGAACGCAAGATTCGATGTCGATTATGCTTCTTGAATGACTTCGTGATGTATAAACCTTTATCGAAGCAAATCCTCGATGAGCGACCGCGTCCGTAATGTAGGTTTAGACGCCAATCAGAAAGTAAGTCACTTTCTGATGCGGACAAATGATAACTTTTTGAATAACTTTTTATAGCTATTTCTGTTTGGATAGCCATTGTGTTAGCGCATCGATCTCCTCGCTGTTTAAGGCTTTCTCGAACGCTGGCATGCCTTTGGTACCATCATGGATAATGGTGTAGAGCTGCTCGTTAGACAATTTTGTGCCGATCTCTTGCAAACTCGGTCCAACTCTGCCACTCAGGTCAGCCGCATGGCAGGATAGACAGGACTTTTTATATAATGCAACGGCACTGGCATCTTCCGGAGCGATCGTCTGGGAATCCACCACTTGTGTATTCGTACTTGGTCCACACGCAGGCAGAACGAGTAGAATCAACAATATGAGCGATATTGTCAGTTTTGCCTTCATACAATTCCTCCAACCTTCTGCATTAAAATGGACGTCCTGCCGTATCGACAATCATCATCACAAAGACAACCATCAAATAATTCACCGAGATCAGGAAATTGGTTCTCGCCCATTTCTCCGTATTGGCTGATGACGTGCCACGCGCCGTATGCCATGCCCACACCAGACCCGCTGCCATGGAGACCGCGAGAAAAATGAGTCCTGCATAGCCATACATGTAGATCATAATCACGGTAGGAAGCAGTAGGACAACGTAAGGTATCATTTGCAGCTTCGTCCGTCGTACGCCCTTCTCAACCGGGAGCAGCGGGAATCCCGCCGCCCGATACTCCTCTACCCGCCGAATCGCTAGCGACCAGAAATGTGCCGGCTGCCAGAGGAACAGCAGCGCGAATAATAGAACCGCGCCGGCATCTACCTCATTCGTATAAGCACAATAGCCGATGATCGGCGGCATCGCACCAGAAATTCCACCGATGGATGTGCTCCATGTCGATGTCCGCTTGAGCCACATCGTATATACAATCATATAGACGAACATGCCTAGGAGACCGAGCCATCCGCATAGCACGTTGACTTTGGCGAAAAGAATCCATTCACCGCATACCCCAAGCACGAGTGCGTAAATCCATGCGAGGCGTCTGTTCAAGCGACCGGCTGCCAAAGGCCGATCCTTCGTCCGAATCATTCGCTGGTCCAGCTTCCAATCCCATACATTGTTCATGACGCACGAGGAAGCCATCGTAAATACGGTGCCTAACAGCACCCACCATAATTCCGTCCAGTTCACCATCCAACGGGATGCAAGCCAATACCCGCCAAACGCAGCGATAAGATTCAGTTGAAGGATACGCGGCTTCGTCAGTTCGATCCAATCTCTCATCATATCGCTACCATATTGTACATCATGATCCACATGGAACCGACGACGATCACGAGCAGAATAATTAGGCCGAGGATCAACGACAGCAGGTTATAGCGCGGTTTGTCTTCCTCACGCAAATGCATGAAGAAGATCAATTGAACAGCAAGCTGTAGAACCGCTGTAATCATCAGGACGATGCTGCTCGCCTTCCCGGCAAGCCAACCATTCATCACCACAGCGATCGGAATGATCGTGAGTAGAATGGAGAACACGAATCCGATCGTGTACGATTTCAAAGAACCATGCGCTTTCGAATCATGAGAAGCGTGCGTCTCGTGCTGCATTTAGCTCACCCCCATGAGATAGACAATCGTGAAGACGAAGATCCAAACCACATCAAGGAAATGCCAGAATAAACTGATCACATTCACCTTACGCTTCGTAACCGGAGTAATCCCACGCTTCGCAATCTGAATCATCAATGCGACCATCCAGACGAGTCCGAGTAGAACGTGAAGCCCGTGCGTGCCGACCAACGTAAAGAAAGCCGAGAGGAACGCACTCGTACTGATCGTCGCTCCTTCATTCACGAGATGGGTAAATTCATTGATCTCCATAATAATAAACGTCGCGCCAAGCGCAACCGTCGCACCCAGCCAGCCCAGTAACGCGTTACGATTGCCTTTATGCATCGCAAGCACGGCAAGGCCGCTCGTATAGCTGCTCGTTAATAGAATGAAGGTACTTGCGATGATCCCTCCCATTTGGAAAAGATCTTTCGGCCCGGGCCCTCCATTCGTGTTACCCTGTAATACAATATACGTAGCGAACAAGGTACCGAAAATAATGACATCGGTCATCAGGTAGATCCAGAAGCCGAAGGTACGCATTTCCTCCATGTCCGGGTGATCATGATGCTCCGCTTGAGACAGCTGATGCTCTATTTTGCCTGCATTGTGTAATTGAGCCATTAGCTCGTAACCCCCCTTATCGCAGCTTCTGTGTGCTTGATTTCCTCTACAGGGATGTAATAGTCCGTATCGTAATTAAAGGAATGAATCAGCATACATACGACCACGCCGACAAGTCCAGGGATGGCTAACCAGAGCCAATCGAAGATGAATCCAAACCCGGTGAAGAACCAGAACATAGACATGATGATCGGAATACCTGAGTTTTTCGGCATATGAATAGGCTCGGTAATCTTAGTCGCCGGTGTCGCAATCCCTTGCAATCTGCGCTGCTTCTCTTCCCACCATTCGTCTTGCGACGTAACCTGAGGCAATGTCGCAAAATTATAATGCGGTGCAGGCGATGGGATCGACCACTCCAACGTCCGGCCGTTCCAAGGGTCACCCGTCTCGTCTTTTTGAAGGTGCTTCACACTATAGACGATCTGCCACACTTGGAACAAGAAGGCGATGCCCATGAGTCCCGCTCCGATGGTAGACACTAGGTTCATCTCCCACCAGCCTTTATCCCAGCCGTAAGTCACAACGCGCCGTGTCATCCCCATGAGTCCAAGCGCATACTGCGGCATGAAGCAGAGATAGAATCCGATATTCCAGAACCAGAAGGCCCATTTGCCAATCCGCTCATTCAGCTTGAAGCCGAACAACTTTGGCCACCAATAATATAATCCTGCAAAATACCCAAACACGACGCCGCCAATGATGACTTGGTGGAAATGGGCAATTAAGAAGTAGCTGTTATGGAACTGAAAATCTGCTGGTGCTACCGATAGCAAGACCCCTGTCAGTCCACCTACGATAAAGCAAGGGATAAAGCCCATCGTCCACAGCATCGGCGTCTCGAACGTTATTTTGCCGCGGAACATTGTAAAGAGCCAGTTGAATACCTTCACCCCTGTCGGGATCGCGATCAACATCGTCGTTAAGGCGAAGAACGCATTCACATCCGCGCCAGAGCCCATCGTAAAGAAATGGTGAGCCCAGACGAGGAACGATAGGATACTAATGATCATCATCGCGTAGACCATCGATTTGTAGCCGAACAGCTTCTTCTTCGCGAAGGTAGATACGATCTCGGAGAAAATCCCGAAGGCAGGCAGCACGATAATATATACTTCAGGGTGCCCCCACATCCAGATCAAGTTAATGTACATCATCGGGTTCCCACCGCCATCCAACGTAAAGAAATGCGCGCCAGCATACCGGTCTAGAAATAACAGCGCCAGCGTTGCTGTCAGAATCGGAAACGAAAAGATGATCGCAATACAACTGGAGAGGACCGACCAAGGAAACATCGGCATCTTCATCAGCTTCATGCCCGGTGCGCGCATTTTCAGAATGGTGACGATAAAGTTAATCCCTGTCATCAGACTACCAATTCCTGAAATCTGTATGCCCCAGATATAGAAGTCTTGTCCGACACCCGGGTTATGCATGATCCCCGAATATGGCGGATACGCGAGCCATCCTGCGTCCGGCGACCCGCCAATGACGAAGGATAAGTTAAACAGCATAGCGCCAGAGAAGAACAGCCAAAAGCTCAGCGCATTGAGGAACGGATAGGCTACGTCACGTGCACCGATCTGCAGCGGCACCATGACGTTGAACAATCCGAACATAAATGGCATCGCCATGAACAGAATCATGATGACGCCGTGCGTCGTAAAAATCTGGTT
Proteins encoded:
- the cyoD gene encoding cytochrome o ubiquinol oxidase subunit IV; translated protein: MQHETHASHDSKAHGSLKSYTIGFVFSILLTIIPIAVVMNGWLAGKASSIVLMITAVLQLAVQLIFFMHLREEDKPRYNLLSLILGLIILLVIVVGSMWIMMYNMVAI
- a CDS encoding methylthioribulose 1-phosphate dehydratase, producing MTFASIPLEQKQRALQELREIKTQFAARHWFPGTSGNLSIRVGEHASDDFHFAITASGKDKSVNTPEDFLFVDAAGIPVEATSLKPSAETLIHCEIYRMTGCGAIFHVHTVFNNIVSELFQERGSIPVKGVELIKAFNIWTEDAEIEIPIVPNFAHIPSIVPHVTEKLNPQIPGIILRNHGIYAWGANAFEAKRHLEAFEFLFEYVYRWELLKR
- a CDS encoding 2-hydroxy-3-keto-5-methylthiopentenyl-1-phosphate phosphatase; its protein translation is MQNQAKQPVVFCDFDGTITINDNIVAIIQHFDPPGWKAIVDDVIAERKSVRAGVGEMFRLLPTSRREEITRFAIDQVQIRPGFAEFLAFCKEQNIEFYVTSGGIDFFIYPILARFDIPKERIFCNASDFSGSHIEILWPNACDDACDNDCGMCKTKIIRSFSQSAYDRYIIGDSITDFAGAKLVEHVYSRSHLTTKCEQLGLAHVPYHDFFDIIRHMETMKVGAALS
- a CDS encoding cbb3-type cytochrome c oxidase subunit I gives rise to the protein MWERVKTFASEFFVTGDPMIYGADASIVITMIGIVFGLTYFNKWGWLWREWLTTVDHKKIGIMYILAAFLMLFRGGVDALLMRAQLAAPELSLLAPDHYNQIFTTHGVIMILFMAMPFMFGLFNVMVPLQIGARDVAYPFLNALSFWLFFSGAMLFNLSFVIGGSPDAGWLAYPPYSGIMHNPGVGQDFYIWGIQISGIGSLMTGINFIVTILKMRAPGMKLMKMPMFPWSVLSSCIAIIFSFPILTATLALLFLDRYAGAHFFTLDGGGNPMMYINLIWMWGHPEVYIIVLPAFGIFSEIVSTFAKKKLFGYKSMVYAMMIISILSFLVWAHHFFTMGSGADVNAFFALTTMLIAIPTGVKVFNWLFTMFRGKITFETPMLWTMGFIPCFIVGGLTGVLLSVAPADFQFHNSYFLIAHFHQVIIGGVVFGYFAGLYYWWPKLFGFKLNERIGKWAFWFWNIGFYLCFMPQYALGLMGMTRRVVTYGWDKGWWEMNLVSTIGAGLMGIAFLFQVWQIVYSVKHLQKDETGDPWNGRTLEWSIPSPAPHYNFATLPQVTSQDEWWEEKQRRLQGIATPATKITEPIHMPKNSGIPIIMSMFWFFTGFGFIFDWLWLAIPGLVGVVVCMLIHSFNYDTDYYIPVEEIKHTEAAIRGVTS
- the cyoE gene encoding heme o synthase, translating into MMRDWIELTKPRILQLNLIAAFGGYWLASRWMVNWTELWWVLLGTVFTMASSCVMNNVWDWKLDQRMIRTKDRPLAAGRLNRRLAWIYALVLGVCGEWILFAKVNVLCGWLGLLGMFVYMIVYTMWLKRTSTWSTSIGGISGAMPPIIGYCAYTNEVDAGAVLLFALLFLWQPAHFWSLAIRRVEEYRAAGFPLLPVEKGVRRTKLQMIPYVVLLLPTVIMIYMYGYAGLIFLAVSMAAGLVWAWHTARGTSSANTEKWARTNFLISVNYLMVVFVMMIVDTAGRPF
- the cyoC gene encoding cytochrome o ubiquinol oxidase subunit III — encoded protein: MAQLHNAGKIEHQLSQAEHHDHPDMEEMRTFGFWIYLMTDVIIFGTLFATYIVLQGNTNGGPGPKDLFQMGGIIASTFILLTSSYTSGLAVLAMHKGNRNALLGWLGATVALGATFIIMEINEFTHLVNEGATISTSAFLSAFFTLVGTHGLHVLLGLVWMVALMIQIAKRGITPVTKRKVNVISLFWHFLDVVWIFVFTIVYLMGVS
- a CDS encoding c-type cytochrome encodes the protein MKAKLTISLILLILLVLPACGPSTNTQVVDSQTIAPEDASAVALYKKSCLSCHAADLSGRVGPSLQEIGTKLSNEQLYTIIHDGTKGMPAFEKALNSEEIDALTQWLSKQK
- a CDS encoding SCO family protein gives rise to the protein MKRASLCVIIIIMMLIFAACGQGKAKQLNMPVEPFQFMNQDEKLLSLEDLRGKVWVADLVFTYCSTVCPTMTANMADLQKRLKAEGVEAELVSFSVDPERDDPAALKSYLSKFNADFSNWHALTGYDFNTIKTFVLKSFRSAIAKDQASDQVIHGTSFYLVNAEGNVVAKYDGMTDTPYDQIIKDIKALQG
- the pdxR gene encoding MocR-like pyridoxine biosynthesis transcription factor PdxR, encoding MWKPDRNSSLPIYQQIADEIEQRISYGEFPPGSLLPSERKLAEQLGVNRSTVILAYAELRALGIIESRTGSGTRVSKYKWTATPKHTPNWHRYVEGGSFLPNLPFLRRIREALQQDNTLIDFASGELGADISPVAEINMLMAEHHHTEYLGYNNPQGFIPLRESLVDYLSQYRGIQTTESSILITSGSQQSLYLITQCLLTPGDAVAIEDPSYCYSLPMFQSAGLRLFRLPVDQHGAKPEDVRSLYKKHRIKMVFLNPNYQNPTGVRLAPERRNELLQVASELGLPIVEDDPFSLTSYDGVPPMPLKSMDTVGSILYIGSFSKIAASGLRVGWMVAPHSVVERLADARQQMDYGLSVVPQKVAAQFLNSPLFPPHLDRLRMNLQYKRDLVIEALQKELLGLVEFSIPQGGLHLWCKVIPKVNDHKLLEEAIRRGVVFVPGSVYGSDSGYVRFTYARPNTEDIVQGISHFAAALRSVLAK